The Bradysia coprophila strain Holo2 chromosome IV, BU_Bcop_v1, whole genome shotgun sequence genome includes a region encoding these proteins:
- the LOC119066270 gene encoding uncharacterized protein LOC119066270 isoform X2 yields the protein MRTPTAAALLVCLTVLIAEVFSQELFSCPNGWELRGLNCYKYFGIKHSWEKAAELCRRYGSELVAIDSYSENNMTLSIASSADPNKRFSDKYWLGLASLDDLRTNTLESASGGLVSQYSGFWSLNQPDPNSGECVAVSLAGMMQSWGLDTCESLLPFMCKSTACPQNSLHCSNGGCVNQAFKCDGNDDCGDGTDELDCPANCNFHMQSGGDVIESPNYPHKYGALSKCKWTLEGPQGSNIVLQFQEFETEKTFDTVQILVGGRTEDKSVSLATLSGKEDLANKPFVTASNFMIVKFTSDGSVERKGFRATWKTEPQNCGGTLRATAQGQILTSPGYQKQYPGGLECLYIIQAQPGRIISLEVQDLDLNAGRDYVLVRDGDSPMSRGIARLTGLAKDNAKVIISTGNKLYVYFKTSLGDSRKGFNIRYTQGCKATITALNGTVSSPAFGLGDYPSNQECMYKIQNPSKGPLSLRFDKFNVHQSDVVQVFDGSSTSGLRLHSGDGFTGDKAPRLTLTASSGEVLIKFVTDALHNSPGWSATFSADCPDLKPGSGALASSRDTAFGTMITFTCPVGQEFATGKNKIQTVCMKGGNWSVDYIPKCQEVYCGPVPQIDNGFSIGSSNVTYRGIAMYQCYAGFAFPTNAPIEKISCLSDGRWERQPSCMASQCVPLPEVPHANVTLLNGGGRSYGTIVRFECAPGYERTGHPVLICMSNGTWSDEVPKCTRKQCHRFPEIKNGFIVDQSRPYFFGDEARVQCYKGYKLSGPNIIRCSTEQEFDNTPTCDDINECGSSQCDAASTDCMNTAGSFYCQCKKGFNPTTECRPVGDLGLANGGIPDDSITVSSTEEGYHKGMVRLNSVGWCGNSIEPGSNWVLVDFKAPTIIRGFRTMSVQRYDGNVAFTSAVRLQFSDDLADVFKDYANPDGTAVEFRILEPTLSILNLPIPIEARYVRFRIQDYVGAPCMRMEAMGCTRLDCVDVNECAKNNGGCDQKCLNSAGSYSCSCNTGFELFTGNGTAGYFIEKSETGDRDGDTIQKNKSCVPVMCPALTVPENGKLLTSKAKHHFGDLVRFQCNFGYVMSGSSSLLCLSSGQWNATVPECMYAKCVSLPDDKSKGLAVIRPDQESVLVPFRDNVTLTCSSPGRQLRDTATSGFRQCVYDPKPGFPDYWLSGSQPSCPRVDCGVPMPTPGAEYGQHADTKYQSSFFFGCQHTFKLAGQTGKHDNVVRCQGNGIWDFGDLRCEGPVCEDPSRPSDGIQISRSYEQGSEVLFSCSRPGYILINPRPISCIREPECKVIKPLGLSSGLIPDSAINATSERPNYEARNIRLNSVTGWCGKEEAFTYVSVDLGQVYRVKAILVKGVVTNDIVGRPTEIRFFYKQSESENYVVYFPNFNLTMRDPGNYGELAMITLPKYVQARFVILGIVQYMDNACLKFELMGCEEPAQEPLLGYDYGYSPCVDNEPPVFQNCPQQPIVVRRDENGGVMPVNFTEPTALDNSGSIARLEVKPQNFKTPMYLFQDTVVKYVAFDYDGNVAICEINITVPDVTPPLLSCPQSYVIELVDKQESYSVNFNETRKRIKVSDDSGDVKLTFIPDRATIPIGTFENVTVVATDRFNNKAMCHFQVSVQATPCVDWELQPPVNGALNCLPGDSGVQCIATCKPGYRFTDGDPVKTFSCETSRLWKPTSVVPDCVSENTQQADYQVTVTMNYRANGAVAQACLGQYQDLLQQYYGNLNQLLSQRCSAVNINMNVSFIKSIPTLLEENVVKMEFLLVIIPAVRQPQLYDLCGSTLNLIFDLSVPYASAVIEPLLNVSSIGNQCPPLRALKSSISRGFTCSVGEVLNMDTNDVPRCLHCPAGTFAGDKQKSCTYCPRGFYQSRDRQGSCLRCPPGTYTKEEGSKAISACVPVCGYGTYSPTGLVPCLECPRNSYTGEPPTGGFKDCQACPAGTFTFQPSAPGKDRCRSKCAPGFYSKTGLAPCSACPQNFYQSVAGMTACSECPTNMKTDGQSAAGREECKPIVCTETSCQHGGLCVPMGHNIQCFCPAGFSGRRCEIDIDECASQPCYNGGQCTDLPQGYRCQCPPGYSGINCQEEMSDCRNDTCPARAMCKDEPGFNNYTCLCRSGYTGIDCDITIDPCTASGNPCSNGASCIALQQGRYKCECISGWEGQHCEKNINDCAENPCLLGANCTDLVNDFSCGCPPGFTGKRCQEKIDLCLSEPCKHGVCVDRLFNYECVCHPGWTGDSCDIDIMDCAHNPCENSGSCLDLVDGYTCNCEPGYTGKNCQHAIDDCESAPCQNGATCIDQLDGFTCKCRPGYVGLQCEAEIDECLLDPCSPVGTERCVDLDNRFECMCREGFTGKMCETDIDDCAYSPCLNGGQCRDRIGSFECICLQGWTGDRCEKEVATCTLQKPCQNDATCIDLFEDYFCVCPSGTDGKQCETAPERCIGNPCMHGGKCRDFGSGLNCSCPEDYTGIGCQYEFDACDAGVCQNGAECIDNGVGYTCVCPKGFAGKNCEEDITDCKDNSCPPGATCIDLAAGFYCQCPFNLTGDDCRKTIQVDYDLYFSDATRSTAAQVVPFYTAKSSSITIAMWVQFAQKDDSGIFFTLYSVESANIPNKRRPLIQAHSSGVQVSIFPDLQDAFLSFKEYATINDGQWHHIGIVWDGKIGQLMLITEGLIASKAEYGGGRTFPEFAWAVLGKPQPEKTNSLTSSAVTYSEAGFQGKITKAQIWGRALDVSSELQKQVRDCRSEPVLYRGLLLNWAGYEVTSGGVERSVPSSCGQKKCPAGYTGAQCQQIEVDKEAPRVEHCPGDLWVIARNGSAIVTWDEPHFSDNVGVVKVIERNGHRPGQTLLWGTYEITYIASDAAGNSATCNFKVSLLSEFCPALADPLGGTQVCKDWGAGGQFKVCEISCHSGLRFSEEVPEFYTCGAEGFWRPTSDPTQSLVYPSCSPAKPAQRVFRIKMLFPSDVLCNEAGQGVLRQRVKNAVNSLNRDWNFCSYSTEGSRECKDVQIDINCDHYRGGNANRAKRQSETSDDGGTYVLEAQIPVENNAPNVDVDVVGLSSRARQGRQQNGDTYTLEIAFPAVNDPVLHSTTGERSDVRTLLQKLILEEDQFAVQDILPNTVPDPASLLLSSEYACPIGQVVMVPDCVPCAVGTFYSAANKTCNPCPRGTYQSETGQQQCTKCPVIAGRMGVTAGPGARSAADCKERCPAGKYLDPDTGLCQPCGHGFYQPNEGSFSCELCGLGQTTRSSEATSRQECRDECSSGKQLGPDGRCEPCPSGTFRTQGVQPACTSCPIGRTTPKMGSSSIEECSLPVCAPGTYLNGTKNMCIECKKGFYQSESQQTSCIPCPPNHSTKTVAATSRSECTNPCETITEGQAHCDVNAYCILVPETSDFKCECKPGFNGTGMECKDMCDNFCDNSGVCVKDLKGTPSCRCAGSFTGPKCSERSEFAYIAGGIAGAVIFIIIIVLLVWMICVRSNKKKDPKKMLTPAVDQTGSQVNFYYGAHTTPYAESIAPSHHSTYAHYYDDEEDGWEMPNFYNETYMKEGLHGGKVNTLARSNASLYGTKDDLYDRLKRHAYTGKKDESFS from the exons TTATGGATCTGAATTGGTTGCTATTGATTCCTATTCGGAAAACAATATGACACTGTCCATTGCCTCTTCGGCCGACCCCAACAAACGTTTTTCGGATAAATACTGGTTGGGTCTAGCATCATTGGATGACCTACGCACCAATACTCTGGAATCTGCTTCCGGTGGACTAGTGTCACAGTACTCCGGATTCTGGTCATTGAATCAACCGGATCCCAATTCGGGTGAATGTGTTGCCGTTTCATTAGCTGGTATGATGCAGTCATGGGGATTGGACACCTGCGAAAGTCTTCTACCGTTCATGTGCAAATCAACGGCATGCCCCCAAAATTCACTGCATTGCTCCAATGGCGGTTGCGTCAATCAAGCATTCAAATGTGATGGCAACGACGATTGTGGGGATGGTACGGATGAATTAGATTGTCCAGCCAATTGTAATTTCCATATGCAATCGGGAGGTGATGTGATCGAATCGCCGAACTATCCACATAAATATGGAGCGCTGAGCAAATGCAAATGGACGTTAGAAGGACCACAAGGCAGTAACATTGTTTTGCAGTTCCAAGAATTTGAAACTGAGAAAACATTCGATACTGTGCAAATCTTGGTTGGTGGACGAACCGAAGACAAATCCGTTTCTCTAGCCACTCTATCGGGCAAAGAAGATCTGGCTAACAAGCCATTTGTAACGGCTTCCAATTTCATGATTGTGAAATTTACATCCGATGGTAGTGTTGAACGTAAAGGATTTCGAGCTACTTGGAAAACTGAACCTCAAAATTGCGGTGGCACACTGAGAGCAACTGCTCAGGGTCAAATACTTACCAGTCCTGGATATCAAAAGCAATATCCGGGAGGATTAGAATGTTTGTACATCATTCAGGCGCAGCCGGGTCGAATAATTTCTCTTGAAGTTCAAGACTTAGACTTAAATGCTGGTCGAGACTATGTTTTGGTTAGAGATGGAGACTCACCTATGAGCCGTGGAATTGCTCGCCTAACTGGATTGGCCAAGGATAATGCGAAAGTAATCATTTCAACTGGCAACAAATTATACGTTTACTTCAAGACAAGTCTAGGTGACTCAAGGAAAGGTTTCAATATTAGATATACTCAGGGATGTAAAGCAACGATAACAGCTTTAAATGGTACAGTATCGTCGCCAGCCTTTGGCCTTGGAGACTATCCAAGCAATCAAGAATGCATGTACAAAATTCAAAACCCGTCCAAGGGACCACTATCCCTTCGCTTTGATAAATTCAATGTTCATCAAAGTGATGTTGTGCAAGTTTTCGATGGTTCCTCAACATCAGGCCTGCGTTTACATTCCGGCGATGGATTTACCGGAGATAAAGCACCACGTCTTACTCTAACAGCATCTTCCGGTGAAGTGCTAATCAAATTCGTCACAGATGCTCTGCACAATAGTCCTGGTTGGTCAGCTACATTCAGTGCAGATTGTCCAGATTTGAAACCTGGCAGCGGAGCACTTGCATCCAGCCGTGACACAGCCTTCGGTACAATGATTACTTTCACGTGCCCTGTAGGACAAGAATTCGCCACCGGCAAAAACAAGATTCAGACCGTTTGCATGAAAGGTGGTAACTGGAGCGTAGACTACATTCCAAAGTGTCAAGAGGTGTATTGTGGACCAGTGCCACAAATCGATAACGGATTTTCCATCGGATCATCAAATGTAACTTATCGCGGCATTGCAATGTATCAGTGCTACGCTGGTTTTGCTTTCCCAACCAACGCTCCAATTGAGAAGATTTCATGTCTATCCGATGGCAGATGGGAACGTCAACCCTCTTGTATGGCATCTCAGTGCGTACCTCTGCCCGAAGTTCCACATGCAAATGTAACTTTGTTGAATGGCGGCGGTAGAAGTTATGGAACGATTGTTCGATTTGAATGTGCACCTGGGTACGAGCGAACTGGGCATCCAGTTTTAATTTGTATGTCAAACGGCACATGGAGCGATGAAGTACCGAAATGTACGAGAAAGCAATGCCACAGATTCCCTGAAATTAAGAACGGATTTATCGTGGATCAATCTAGACCGTACTTCTTCGGAGATGAAGCTCGTGTCCAATGTTACAAAGGGTATAAGTTGAGTGGACCAAATATCATTCGCTGTTCCACGGAACAAGAGTTTGACAACACTCCAACTTGCGACGATATCAATGAATGTGGATCGTCCCAGTGCGATGCTGCATCTACGGATTGCATGAACACTGCCGGATCTTTCTACTGCCAATGTAAAAAGGGATTCAATCCAACCACAGAATGTAGACCTGTTGGTGATCTAGGCCTAGCAAATGGAGGTATTCCTGACGACAGCATTACAGTGTCATCGACAGAGGAGGGCTACCACAAAGGG ATGGTGAGACTTAATTCCGTCGGCTGGTGCGGAAACTCCATTGAACCCGGCTCGAATTGGGTACTCGTTGACTTCAAGGCACCAACAATTATTAGAGGTTTCCGAACCATGTCTGTACAACGATACGACGGAAATGTTGCATTTACATCTGCAGTACGTTTGCAGTTCTCTGACGATTTGGCAGATGTTTTCAAAGACTACGCAAATCCTGATGGAACAGCTGTAGAATTCCGAATCCTG GAACCAACTCTATCGATTTTAAATCTGCCAATTCCCATTGAGGCGCGTTACGTTCGATTCCGAATCCAAGACTATGTAGGAGCTCCATGCATGCGAATGGAAGCTATGGGCTGTACCCGATTGGATTGTGTGGATGTAAACGAATGTGCGAAAAACAATGGCGGTTGCgatcaaaaatgtttgaactcgGCCGGAAGTTATTCTTGCTCGTGTAATACTGGATTCGAACTGTTCACCGGTAATGGCACCGCAGgatatttcattgaaaaatcagAAACCGGTGACCGAGACGGTGACACGATTCAGAAAAACAAATCTTGTGTACCAGTCATGTGTCCTGCGTTAACCGTACCCGAAAATGGTAAATTGTTAACAAGCAAAGCGAAGCATCATTTCGGTGATTTGGTGAGGTTCCAATGCAATTTCGGATACGTAATGTCGGGCAGTTCGTCACTTCTCTGCTTGTCAAGCGGTCAGTGGAACGCTACCGTACCAGAATGCATGT ATGCAAAATGCGTTTCTCTACCGGACGACAAATCCAAGGGACTAGCCGTTATACGTCCAGACCAGGAAAGTGTTTTAGTGCCATTCAG AGACAATGTAACGTTGACGTGTAGCTCACCAGGAAGACAATTACGAGACACAGCAACATCAGGTTTCAGACAGTGCGTCTATGATCCTAAGCCA GGCTTCCCCGACTATTGGCTTTCTGGTTCTCAGCCATCATGTCCGCGAGTTGATTGCGGTGTCCCAATGCCGACACCAGGAGCAGAATATGGTCAACATGCTGACACCAAGTACCAAAGCTCATTCTTCTTCGGTTGTCAACATACATTCAAACTGGCTGGTCAAACCGGTAAACACGATAATGTTGTTCGTTGTCAAGGCAACGGAATCTGGGACTTTGGTGATTTGAGATGTGAAGGACCTGTTTGCGAAG ATCCCAGTCGCCCAAGCGATGGCATTCAAATTTCAAGAAGTTATGAACAAGGATCCGAAGTATTGTTCAGTTGCTCTCGACCGGGTTACATTTTAATAAATCCCCGACCAATTAGCTGCATCCGGGAACCCGAATGCAAAGTAATTAAGCCGCTAGGCTTGTCGTCGGGATTAATTCCAGATAGTGCTATCAATGCCACATCGGAACGACCAAATTATGAAGCAAGAAACATTCGATTGAACAGTGTCACTGGCTGGTGTGGAAAAGAAGAAGCCTTTACATACGTAAGCGTTGATCTTGGCCAGGTGTACAGAGTGAAGGCTATCCTAGTGAAAGGCGTTGTGACGAACGACATCGTCGGCCGACCGACTGAAATTCGATTCTTCTACAAACAGTCGGAAAGCGAAAACTACGTTGTCTACTTCCCCAACTTCAATCTAACCATGCGAGATCCTGGAAATTATGGAGAGCTTGCGATGATCACACTGCCGAAATACGTTCAAGCCAGATTTGTGATTTTGGGTATTGTTCAGTACATGGACAACGCCTGTTTGAAATTCGAATTGATGGGCTGTGAGGAGCCAGCTCAAGAACCACTTTTGGGCTACGATTACGGATACTCACCTTGTGTCGACAACGAACCACCAGTTTTCCAGAATTGTCCACAACAACCGATTGTTGTACGTCGTGATGAAAACGGAGGTGTCATGCCAGTAAACTTCACTGAACCAACGGCATTAGACAACTCTGGATCAATTGCTCGATTGGAAGTGAAACCACAGAATTTCAAGACTCCGATGTACTTATTCCAAGACACGGTTGTTAAGTATGTTGCATTCGATTACGACGGAAACGTTGCTATATGCGAAATCAATATCACCGTGCCAGACGTTACTCCACCATTGTTGAGTTGTCCACAGAGTTATGTGATTGAACTGGTTGACAAACAAGAAAGCTATTCGGTGAACTTCAACGAAACACGGAAGCGAATCAAAGTGTCTGATGACTCGGGTGATGTGAAGCTTACATTCATACCAGATAGAGCCACCATACCGATTGGaacatttgaaaatgtgaCCGTTGTCGCTACCGATCGATTTAATAACAAAGCAATGTGTCACTTCCAAGTGTCCGTCCAAGCCACACCTTGTGTCGATTGGGAATTACAGCCTCCAGTCAATGGGGCATTGAACTGCTTGCCAGGAGACAGTGGAGTTCAGTGTATTGCTACATGCAAACCCGGCTACAGATTCACCGATGGAGACCCGGTCAAGACTTTCTCGTGCGAAACGTCTCGCTTATGGAAGCCCACGTCTGTAGTTCCTGATTGCGTTTCCGAAAACACACAACAAGCAGACTACCAAGTTACAGTTACAATGAATTATCGTGCCAATGGAGCCGTTGCTCAAGCTTGTTTAGGTCAATATCAGGATCTTCTACAGCAATACTATGGCAACTTAAATCAACTGTTGTCGCAACGTTGTTCCGCTGTAAACATCAACATGAACGTGTCGTTTATCAAATCGATTCCGACTTTGTTGGAGGAAAATGTTGTGAAAATGGAATTCCTTTTGGTAATTATTCCCGCCGTAAGACAACCACAACTGTACGACCTGTGTGGATCCACTTTGAATCTCATATTTGACCTTAGCGTTCCTTACGCCAGTGCCGTTATTGAACCGTTATTGAATGTGTCGAGTATCGGAAATCAGTGTCCGCCACTTCGAGCATTGAAAAGCTCAATTAGTCGCGGATTCACGTGTAGTGTCGGTGAAGTTTTGAACATGGATACGAATGATGTACCACGTTGTTTACATTGTCCTGCTGGAACCTTTGCCGGTgacaaacaaaagtcatgtACCTACTGCCCGCGAGGATTTTATCAAAGTAGAGACAGACAAGGATCGTGCTTACGATGCCCACCGGGAACATACACGAAAGAAGAAGGCTCAAAGGCCATCAGTGCTTGCGTTCCAGTTTGCGGCTATGGAACATATTCACCGACAGGATTGGTACCGTGTCTCGAATGTCCACGAAATTCCTACACCGGCGAACCGCCAACTGGAGGTTTCAAGGATTGTCAAGCATGTCCAGCTGGAACATTCACATTCCAACCATCAGCTCCAGGAAAAGATCGTTGCCGTTCGAAATGCGCACCAGGATTTTATTCGAAAACTGGTCTCGCTCCCTGTTCAGCTTGTCCTCAAAATTTCTATCAAAGCGTTGCTGGTATGACAGCATGTAGTGAATGTCCCACCAATATGAAAACAGATGGACAAAGTGCAGCCGGTCGTGAAGAATGCAAACCGATCGTTTGTACAGAGACCTCATGTCAACACGGTGGTCTGTGTGTTCCAATGGGACATAATATTCAATGCTTCTGTCCAGCAGGATTTTCGGGTCGACGATGTGAGATTGACATAGACGAATGTGCATCGCAGCCATGTTATAATGGAGGACAGTGTACCGACTTACCACAAGGCTATCGGTGCCAATGTCCACCTGGTTACTCTGGCATCAATTGTCAAGAAGAAATGAGTGATTGTAGAAACGACACATGCCCTGCACGCGCTATGTGTAAAGATGAACCTGGTTTCAATAACTACACTTGCCTTTGTCGAAGCGGCTACACAGGCATCGATTGTGATATAACTATCGATCCATGTACAGCTAGTGGAAATCCATGCTCAAACGGAGCGTCATGTATAGCTTTGCAACAAGGACGTTATAAATGCGAATGCATATCAGGCTGGGAAGGACAACATTGTGAGAAAAATATCAACGATTGTGCGGAGAATCCATGTTTACTCGGAGCGAACTGCACGGATCTAGTTAACGATTTCAGCTGTGGGTGTCCTCCTGGATTTACCGGAAAG CGttgccaagaaaaaattgatctTTGTCTCTCTGAACCGTGCAAGCATGGCGTTTGTGTCGATCGACTTTTCAACTATGAGTGTGTTTGCCATCCTGGATGGACTGGAGACTCGTGTGATATTGACATAATGGATTG TGCTCACAATCCTTGCGAGAATAGTGGATCATGTTTGGATCTAGTCGACGGTTATACATGCAATTGCGAACCTGGATACACTGGCAAAAACTGTCAACATGCTATCGACGATTGCGAAAGTGCACCATGCCAAAACGGTGCTACGTGCATTGATCAACTCGATGGATTCACTTGCAAATGCCGGCCAGGCTACGTTGGTCTGCAATGTGAAGCTGAAATCGACGAGTGTTTGTTAGATCCTTGCAGTCCAGTGGGAACAGAGCGTTGTGTTGACCTGGACAATCGATTCGAGTGCATGTGCCGAGAAGGTTTCACCGGAAAAATGTGCGAAACAGACATTGATGATTGTGCATACTCTCCGTGCTTGAATGGTGGCCAATGCCGGGACCGTATCGGGTCTTTCGAATGCATTTGCCTACAAGGATGGACTGGTGATCGTTGCGAGAAGGAAGTTGCAACATGCACTTTACAGAAACCGTGCCAGAACGACGCAACATGCATTGATTTGTTTGAAGATTATTTCTGTGTATGTCCCAGCGGAACGGATGGCAAGCAATGTGAAACAGCTCCGGAACGTTGCATTGGCAATCCTTGTATGCATGGCGGCAAGTGCAGAGATTTTGGCTCTGGATTGAATTGTTCGTGTCCTGAAGATTATACCGGAATCGGTTGTCAATATGAGTTTGATGCATGCGATGCCGGAGTTTGTCAGAATGGCGCTGAATGCATTGACAATGGAGTGGGCTACACTTGTGTCTGTCCGAAAGG ATTTGCTGGTAAAAATTGCGAAGAGGACATCACCGACTGCAAAGACAATTCATGTCCTCCAGGCGCAACTTGCATAGATCTGGCTGCCGGTTTCTATTGTCAGTGTCCATTTAATTTGACGGGAGACGACTGCCGAAAAA CTATTCAAGTCGATTACGATCTATACTTCAGCGATGCCACAAGATCAACAGCCGCTCAAGTAGTACCATTCTACACTGCCAAGTCGTCGAGCATAACAATCGCCATGTGGGTTCAATTCGCCCAAAAAGACGACTCTGGAATCTTCTTCACTTTATACTCCGTCGAATCCGCAAACATTCCGAACAAACGTCGACCACTGATCCAAGCTCATTCCAGCGGCGTGCAAGTGTCCATTTTCCCTGACTTACAGGACGCTTTCCTATCGTTCAAAGAGTATGCAACAATCAATGACGGGCAATGGCATCACATTGGTATTGTGTGGGATGGAAAAATCGGTCAGTTGATGCTCATTACGGAGGGACTTATTGCAAGCAAAGCGGAATATGGTGGCGGCAGAACATTCCCTGAATT TGCATGGGCTGTGCTAGGCAAACCACAACCAGAAAAGACAAACAGTTTGACCTCGTCAGCGGTCACTTACTCAGAAGCCGGATTCCAAGGCAAAATAACTAAAGCACAAATCTGGGGACGAGCTCTCGATGTTTCATCCGAATTACAGAAACAAGTACGAGATTGTCGCAGCGAACCGGTTTTGTATCGAGGACTTCTTCTCAACTGGGCCGGCTATGAAGTGACATCTGGTGGTGTCGAGCGTTCAGTACCTTCGTCGTGTGGACAGAAAAAATGTCCAGCTGGTTATACTGGTGCACAATGTCAACAAATCGAAGTAGACAAAGAAGCACCTCGTGTTGAACATTGCCCTGGAGATTTGTGGGTGATTGCCAGAAATGGATCAGCAATCGTAACCTGGGACGAACCACATTTCAGCGATAATGTCGGAGTGGTTAAGGTCATTGAACGGAACGGTCATCGACCTGGTCAAACTTTGCTTTGGGGAACGTATGAGATCACTTACATTGCATCAGATGCTGCAGGAAACAGTGCCACATGCAATTTTAAGGTATCGTTGTTGTCAGAATTTTGTCCAGCATTGGCCGATCCATTGGGCGGAACCCAAGTGTGCAAAGATTGGGGAGCTGGAGGACAGTTTAAGGTGTGTGAAATTTCATGCCATTCGGGACTACGATTCTCGGAAGAAGTTCCTGAATTTTATACTTGTGGTGCTGAAGGTTTCTGGCGTCCAACATCTGATCCAACACAGTCATTGGTGTATCCATCGTGTTCAC CTGCTAAGCCTGCTCAACGCGTATTCCGAATTAAAATGTTATTCCCATCCGATGTGCTATGTAATGAAGCCGGTCAGGGTGTTCTACGGCAACGTGTCAAAAATGCCGTCAACTCGCTCAATCGCGATTGGAATTTCTGTTCGTATTCAACAGAGGGCTCAAG GGAATGTAAGGACGTTCAAATCGATATCAATTGTGATCACTACAGAGGTGGCAATGCGAATCGTGCTAAGAGACAAAGTGAAACGTCAGATGATGGAGGCACTTACGTTCTGGAGGCACAGATTCCAGTTGAAAA CAATGCACCTAATGTGGATGTTGATGTGGTTGGTCTTTCGTCTCGTGCCCGTCAAGGCCGGCAACAAAATGGTGATACATACACTTTGGAAATCGCATTCCCTGCTGTCAA TGATCCCGTATTGCATTCAACCACTGGCGAACGATCCGACGTACGAACATTACTTCAGAAACTTATTCTCGAAGAGGATCAGTTTGCTGTTCAAGATATTCTTCCAAACACAGTGCCAGATCCAGCTTCATTGCTTCTGTCATCTGAATACGCTTGTCCTATTGGTCAAGTGGTTATGGTGCCTGATTGTG TTCCATGTGCTGTCGGAACATTCTATTCTGCTGCCAATAAAACTTGCAACCCATGTCCCCGTGGAACGTATCAATCGGAAACTGGTCAGCAACAATGCACAAAATGTCCAGTTATTGCTGGTAGAATGGGAGTGACTGCCGGACCAGGTGCGAGATCAGCGGCAGATTGTAAAG AACGCTGTCCGGCCGGTAAATATCTTGATCCGGATACTGGTTTGTGTCAACCGTGCGGTCATGGTTTCTATCAACCGAATGAAGGTTCATTTTCTTGCGAACTGTGTGGCTTGGGACAGACTACACGATCATCCGAAGCTACTTCACGGCAAGAATGTCGCGACGAATGTTCGTCAGGTAAACAGCTCGGTCCCGATGGCCGATGTGAACCGTGTCCATCTGGTACTTTCCGAACTCAAGGCGTTCAGCCAGCTTGTACCAGCTGCCCAATTGGTCGAACAACACCGAAAATGGGTTCATCATCCATCGAAGAGTGCTCGTTACCGGTGTGTGCTCCGGGTACATATTTGAATGGAACCAAGAACATGTGCATCGAGTGCAAGAAAGGTTTCTATCAATCGGAATCACAACAGACATCTTGCATTCCATGTCCACCGAATCACAGTACGAAAACAGTTGCCGCAACTAGTCGCAGCGAGTGTACAAATCCATGCGAAACGATTACCGAAGGCCAAGCACACTGTGACGTTAATGCATACTGCATTCTGGTGCCGGAAACTTCCGACTTTAAGTGTGAATGTAAACCAGGCTTCAACGGAACTGGAATGGAATGCAAAgatatgtgtgataacttctgTGATAATTCCGGTGTTTGCGTCAAAGATCTAAAGGGAACGCCATCGTGCCGCTGTGCCGGTTCATTTACCGGACCGAAATGTTCCGAACGATCGGAATTCGCATACATTGCTGGTGGAATAGCTGGTGCTGTTATATTTATCATAATTATCGTATTGCTCGTTTGGATGATCTGCGTGCGATCGAACAAGAAGAAGGATCCAAAGAAAATGCTGACACCGGCTGTCGATCAGACCGGATCGCAAGTGAATTTCTACTATGGAGCTCATACAACGCCATATGCCGAAAGTATAGCACCGTCGCATCACAGTACATACGCTCATTATTACGATGATGAAGAGGATGGCTGGGAGATGCCGAATTTCTACAATGAAACGTACATGAAAGAAG gtCTTCATGGAGGTAAAGTCAACACATTAGCCCGATCGAATGCCTCACTGTATGGAACGAAAGACGATCTCTACGACCGACTAAAACGACACGCTTACACTGGTAAAAAGG atgAATCTTTTTCGTAG